One Falsarthrobacter nasiphocae DNA segment encodes these proteins:
- the rplC gene encoding 50S ribosomal protein L3 → MSTTQRTFKGLLGVKLGMTQVWDADNRLIPVTVVQADTNVVTQLRADEAEGYTSVQIGYGQIDPRKVTKPLAGHFEKAGVTPRRHLVELRTADAGEYTLGQELNVDLFEAGQKVDVVGKTKGKGFAGVMKRHGFSGVGASHGAHKNHRKPGSIGGASTPSRVFKGLRMAGRMGAVRHTTQNLTIHAVDAEKNLLLIKGALPGARGSVVLVRSAVKGA, encoded by the coding sequence ATGTCGACCACTCAGCGCACTTTCAAGGGCCTGCTCGGCGTCAAGCTTGGCATGACCCAGGTTTGGGATGCGGACAACCGCCTCATCCCCGTCACCGTCGTCCAGGCGGACACCAACGTCGTGACCCAGCTCCGCGCCGACGAGGCCGAGGGCTACACCTCCGTGCAGATCGGCTACGGCCAGATCGACCCGCGCAAGGTCACCAAGCCCCTCGCGGGCCACTTCGAGAAGGCCGGCGTCACGCCGCGCCGTCACCTCGTCGAGCTTCGCACGGCTGACGCCGGCGAGTACACGCTCGGCCAGGAGCTCAACGTCGACCTCTTCGAGGCCGGCCAGAAGGTGGACGTCGTCGGAAAGACCAAGGGCAAGGGCTTCGCAGGCGTCATGAAGCGTCACGGCTTCTCCGGCGTCGGCGCTTCGCACGGTGCTCACAAGAACCACCGCAAGCCGGGCTCGATCGGTGGCGCCTCGACGCCGTCGCGCGTCTTCAAGGGCCTCCGCATGGCAGGCCGCATGGGCGCCGTCCGTCACACGACGCAGAATCTCACGATTCACGCCGTTGACGCCGAGAAGAACCTGCTGCTCATCAAGGGCGCCCTCCCGGGTGCTCGCGGCTCGGTCGTCCTCGTCCGTTCCGCTGTGAAGGGAGCATAA
- the rplD gene encoding 50S ribosomal protein L4 — protein MATVKVDLPAEIFDVQTNVPLLHQVVVAQLAAARQGTHKTKTRAEVSGAGRKPFKQKGTGRARQGSIRAPHMTGGGIVHGPTPRNYAQRTPKKMIAAALRGALSDRARHDRVHVVDSIVAGDTPSTKGALAALRELTGRRNVLVVIERSNDVAALSVRNLENVHCLYVDQLNTYDVLVADDVVFTQAAYEAFVAAKTAAKEAAK, from the coding sequence ATGGCTACTGTCAAGGTTGATCTCCCCGCAGAGATCTTCGACGTTCAGACGAACGTCCCGCTTCTGCACCAGGTCGTCGTCGCCCAGCTCGCCGCCGCGCGCCAGGGCACGCACAAGACCAAGACCCGTGCTGAGGTCTCCGGCGCAGGCCGCAAGCCGTTCAAGCAGAAGGGCACCGGCCGGGCTCGTCAGGGCTCCATCCGCGCCCCGCACATGACCGGTGGTGGCATTGTCCACGGGCCGACGCCGCGCAACTACGCGCAGCGCACGCCCAAGAAGATGATTGCCGCGGCTCTCCGCGGCGCGCTCTCGGATCGTGCCCGTCACGACCGCGTGCACGTCGTCGACTCCATCGTCGCCGGTGACACCCCGAGCACGAAGGGCGCGCTTGCTGCCCTCCGCGAGCTCACGGGCCGCCGCAACGTGCTCGTCGTCATCGAGCGCTCGAACGATGTCGCCGCGCTGTCGGTTCGCAACCTCGAGAACGTCCACTGCCTCTACGTGGACCAGCTCAACACGTACGACGTGCTTGTGGCCGACGACGTGGTCTTCACCCAGGCGGCTTACGAGGCATTCGTCGCCGCTAAGACTGCCGCGAAGGAGGCCGCCAAGTGA
- the rplW gene encoding 50S ribosomal protein L23, whose amino-acid sequence MSALNKTPHDVIIAPVVSEKSYGAIDEGRYTFLVDPRSNKAEIKVAVEQIFSVNVDSVNTINRAGKRKRTRFGWGSRKATKRAIVTLRDGESIDIFGGPLS is encoded by the coding sequence GTGAGCGCGCTCAACAAGACTCCGCACGACGTGATCATTGCTCCCGTCGTCTCTGAGAAGAGCTACGGGGCTATCGACGAGGGACGCTACACCTTCCTCGTCGACCCGCGCTCGAACAAGGCCGAGATCAAGGTGGCGGTGGAGCAGATCTTCTCCGTCAACGTTGACTCGGTGAACACCATCAACCGGGCGGGCAAGCGCAAGCGCACCCGTTTCGGCTGGGGCTCCCGCAAGGCGACGAAGCGTGCGATCGTGACGCTTCGCGATGGGGAGTCCATTGACATCTTCGGCGGTCCGCTTTCCTAA
- the rplB gene encoding 50S ribosomal protein L2: MAIRKYKPTTPGRRGSSVADFAEITRSTPEKSLVRPLPKTGGRNNSGKITTRHKGGGHKRQYRLIDFRRADKDGVNARVAEIEYDPNRTARIALLHYVDGAKRYIIAPNRLKQGDIVEAGPNADIKPGNNLPLRNIPVGTVIHCVELRPGGGAKMARSAGASVQLVAREGRYAQLRLPSGEIRNVDVRCRATVGEVGNAEQSNINWGKAGRMRWKGVRPTVRGVAMNPVDHPHGGGEGKTSGGRNPVNPNGKPEGRTRRPNKESDKLIVRRRRNKNKR, from the coding sequence ATGGCAATCCGCAAGTACAAGCCGACTACGCCGGGCCGTCGTGGCTCGTCCGTAGCCGACTTCGCAGAAATCACCCGGTCGACGCCGGAGAAGTCGCTCGTGCGTCCGCTCCCCAAGACCGGTGGCCGCAACAACAGCGGCAAGATCACGACTCGTCACAAGGGTGGTGGCCACAAGCGCCAGTACCGCCTCATTGACTTCCGTCGCGCAGACAAGGACGGCGTGAACGCCCGCGTGGCTGAGATCGAATACGATCCCAACCGCACGGCCCGCATCGCCCTCCTCCACTACGTGGACGGTGCGAAGCGCTACATCATCGCTCCGAACCGCCTGAAGCAGGGTGACATCGTCGAGGCCGGTCCCAACGCGGACATCAAGCCCGGCAACAACCTCCCGCTCCGGAACATCCCCGTGGGTACGGTCATCCACTGCGTCGAGCTCCGCCCCGGCGGCGGCGCGAAGATGGCCCGCTCCGCTGGTGCGAGCGTTCAGCTCGTCGCCCGTGAGGGTCGCTACGCGCAGCTTCGTCTCCCGTCCGGTGAAATCCGCAACGTCGACGTCCGCTGCCGCGCGACGGTCGGCGAGGTCGGCAACGCCGAGCAGTCGAACATCAACTGGGGCAAGGCTGGCCGCATGCGCTGGAAGGGCGTTCGCCCGACCGTCCGCGGTGTCGCCATGAACCCGGTCGACCACCCGCACGGTGGTGGCGAAGGCAAGACGTCCGGTGGCCGTAACCCGGTCAACCCGAACGGCAAGCCTGAGGGCCGCACGCGCCGCCCGAACAAGGAAAGCGACAAGCTCATTGTGCGTCGCCGTCGTAACAAGAACAAGCGATAG
- the rpsS gene encoding 30S ribosomal protein S19 yields MPRSLKKGPFVDQHLYVKVAAENEKGTKNVIKTWSRRSMIVPDMLGHTIAVHDGRKHIPVFVTESMVGHKLGEFAPTRTFRGHVKDDKKGKRR; encoded by the coding sequence ATGCCACGCAGCCTGAAGAAGGGTCCCTTCGTTGACCAGCACCTGTACGTCAAGGTCGCTGCCGAGAACGAAAAGGGCACCAAGAACGTCATCAAGACGTGGTCCCGCCGTTCGATGATCGTGCCCGACATGCTCGGCCACACGATCGCCGTTCACGACGGACGCAAGCACATCCCCGTCTTCGTGACGGAGTCGATGGTCGGGCACAAGCTCGGCGAATTCGCCCCGACGCGGACTTTCCGCGGCCACGTGAAGGACGACAAGAAGGGCAAGCGCCGCTAA
- the rplV gene encoding 50S ribosomal protein L22 — protein sequence MEAKAIARHIRVTPMKARRVVNLVRGKQANEALAILKFAPQAASEPVSKVLASAIANARVAADRDGVAFKEDELFISEAFVDEGPTMKRFQPRAQGRAYRINKRTSHITVVVALPEEKGGEK from the coding sequence ATGGAAGCCAAGGCAATTGCGCGTCACATCCGCGTAACGCCTATGAAGGCCCGGCGCGTCGTCAACCTCGTTCGTGGCAAGCAGGCGAATGAGGCCCTGGCGATTCTGAAGTTTGCCCCGCAGGCAGCTTCGGAGCCGGTGTCTAAGGTTCTGGCGTCTGCGATCGCGAATGCTCGCGTCGCAGCCGACCGTGACGGCGTCGCGTTCAAGGAGGACGAGCTGTTCATCAGCGAAGCCTTCGTTGACGAGGGTCCCACGATGAAGCGATTCCAGCCCCGTGCACAGGGTCGCGCCTACCGCATCAACAAGCGCACGAGCCACATCACCGTGGTTGTCGCGCTTCCGGAAGAGAAGGGTGGGGAGAAGTAA
- the rpsC gene encoding 30S ribosomal protein S3, which produces MGQKINPNGFRLGITTAHTSHWFADSNKPGQRYKDFVVEDVKIREMFQGPSMDRAAVAKIEIERTRDRVRVDIHTARPGIVIGRRGAEADRIRGELEKLTGKQVQLNILEVKNPEADATLVAQGIAEQLASRVAFRRAMKKAMQSAQRAGAKGIRVQCSGRLGGAEMSRKEFYREGRVPLHTLRANIDYGFFEAKTTFGRIGVKVWIYKGDVTAKELAAQAAAAPARGRGGERPGRGGERRRRGNDRPAQAPAQAPAEAPVAAEGGEA; this is translated from the coding sequence ATGGGACAGAAGATCAACCCGAACGGATTCCGACTCGGAATCACGACGGCCCACACGTCGCACTGGTTCGCTGACAGCAACAAGCCGGGTCAGCGGTACAAGGACTTCGTGGTCGAGGACGTCAAGATCCGCGAAATGTTCCAGGGTCCGAGCATGGACCGCGCCGCCGTCGCGAAGATCGAGATCGAGCGCACGCGTGACCGCGTCCGTGTGGACATCCACACCGCCCGCCCGGGCATCGTCATCGGCCGCCGCGGCGCCGAGGCCGATCGCATCCGCGGCGAGCTCGAGAAGCTCACGGGCAAGCAGGTTCAGCTGAACATCCTCGAGGTCAAGAACCCCGAGGCCGACGCGACGCTCGTCGCCCAGGGCATCGCTGAGCAGCTCGCTTCGCGTGTGGCGTTCCGCCGCGCGATGAAGAAGGCCATGCAGTCCGCGCAGCGCGCCGGCGCCAAGGGCATCCGTGTCCAGTGCTCCGGTCGCCTTGGCGGCGCCGAGATGAGCCGCAAGGAGTTCTACCGCGAGGGACGCGTTCCCCTGCACACGCTCCGCGCGAACATCGACTACGGATTCTTCGAGGCCAAGACGACCTTCGGTCGCATCGGCGTCAAGGTCTGGATCTACAAGGGTGACGTCACGGCCAAGGAGCTCGCAGCGCAGGCTGCCGCAGCTCCCGCTCGCGGCCGCGGCGGAGAGCGCCCGGGTCGCGGTGGCGAGCGTCGTCGCCGTGGCAACGACCGTCCGGCGCAGGCACCGGCTCAGGCTCCGGCCGAGGCCCCCGTGGCTGCAGAGGGAGGAGAGGCTTAA
- the rplP gene encoding 50S ribosomal protein L16 gives MLIPRRVKHRKQHHPKRSGAAKGGTTVSFGEYGIQALTPAYVTNRQIEAARIAMTRHIKRGGKVWINIYPDRPLTKKPAETRMGSGKGSPEWWVANVKPGRVLFELSGVSEEVAREALRLAIHKLPLKARIVRREGGE, from the coding sequence ATGCTTATCCCACGTCGAGTGAAGCACCGCAAGCAGCACCACCCGAAGCGCTCCGGCGCTGCCAAGGGCGGAACGACTGTCAGCTTCGGTGAGTACGGCATTCAGGCCCTCACGCCCGCCTATGTGACGAACCGCCAGATTGAGGCGGCTCGTATTGCGATGACTCGCCACATCAAGCGTGGCGGCAAGGTCTGGATCAACATCTACCCGGACCGTCCGCTGACGAAGAAGCCTGCCGAAACCCGCATGGGTTCCGGTAAGGGTTCGCCGGAGTGGTGGGTTGCGAACGTCAAGCCGGGACGAGTTCTCTTCGAGCTCTCCGGCGTCAGCGAGGAAGTGGCCCGTGAGGCCCTCCGACTCGCTATCCACAAGCTGCCGCTGAAGGCACGTATCGTCCGTCGTGAGGGTGGTGAATAA
- the rpsQ gene encoding 30S ribosomal protein S17: MSEKEVAVTEESTTRGYRKTRRGYVVSDKMEKTITVEVEDRVKHALYGKVLRRSSKVKAHDEENQAGIGDLVLISETRPLSATKRWRLVEIIEKAR; this comes from the coding sequence GTGAGCGAAAAGGAAGTCGCAGTGACTGAAGAGTCCACCACTCGCGGTTACCGCAAGACCCGTCGCGGCTACGTCGTCTCCGACAAGATGGAGAAGACGATCACGGTCGAGGTCGAGGACCGCGTGAAGCACGCCCTCTACGGCAAGGTGCTCCGCCGTTCGTCGAAGGTCAAGGCCCACGACGAAGAGAACCAGGCCGGCATCGGCGACCTGGTCCTCATCTCGGAGACCCGCCCGCTTTCGGCAACGAAGCGCTGGCGCCTTGTGGAGATCATCGAAAAGGCTCGCTGA
- a CDS encoding ABC transporter ATP-binding protein, whose protein sequence is MRTVRPRSADYTTALTSDVSSVVRLGEFVPRAALRICLGLGAALVMFVFHVWLGVVACAATVVAYGLMVTVNRRVAARVSHSRESYGMAVRRAEEIASRSRMIAGLKAGPRLSAWFSASLRTSLEHDRAVIRTNSAHMSVQEALGGAALLGFAGVIWALTSRGALSVGEATTAMVLFPRLSDAIPWAAHVFVLLQPAREARRRLAALDTSNAASGPSSVRLFSDTPLIAPLFEGLLRARGSGDPGLAAALEAAHADEVLRRFEPAVARETRDPEGLVSGGQRQRLLLAHALWEMSGKQRRYGAGNGGGLLGAPEVESESGPDVPELRLHMIGALDSVDEPTRERITTALSAWERVVVTEVALPGGPGNLTGDVPDADATPADPAATWLEPSMRGEG, encoded by the coding sequence GTGCGCACGGTACGGCCCCGGTCTGCTGACTACACCACGGCCCTGACCTCGGACGTGTCTAGCGTGGTGCGCCTCGGCGAGTTCGTCCCGCGCGCAGCCCTCCGCATTTGCTTGGGACTCGGTGCGGCGCTCGTCATGTTCGTCTTCCACGTCTGGCTGGGCGTCGTCGCATGCGCAGCGACGGTGGTCGCCTACGGCCTCATGGTGACGGTCAACCGGAGGGTGGCGGCGCGGGTCTCGCACTCCCGAGAAAGCTATGGGATGGCCGTGCGGCGCGCGGAGGAGATCGCCAGCCGGTCCCGCATGATCGCTGGACTCAAAGCGGGCCCCCGCCTCAGCGCGTGGTTCTCCGCGAGCCTGCGAACGTCGCTTGAGCATGACCGTGCGGTCATCCGCACGAACAGCGCCCACATGTCGGTCCAGGAGGCACTCGGGGGAGCGGCGCTCCTCGGCTTCGCGGGGGTGATCTGGGCGCTCACCTCCCGCGGTGCGCTCTCGGTCGGGGAGGCGACGACGGCCATGGTTCTCTTCCCCCGCCTGAGCGATGCCATTCCGTGGGCAGCCCACGTGTTCGTCCTGCTCCAGCCCGCGCGGGAGGCCCGGCGCAGGCTCGCGGCGCTCGACACATCCAACGCGGCGTCGGGTCCGTCCTCGGTGCGCCTGTTCTCAGACACGCCGCTCATTGCGCCCCTGTTCGAGGGGCTCCTCCGCGCCAGGGGATCCGGGGACCCTGGCCTGGCCGCTGCCCTGGAGGCGGCCCATGCCGACGAGGTGCTTCGCAGGTTCGAGCCCGCCGTCGCCCGAGAAACGCGGGATCCAGAGGGGCTCGTCTCGGGCGGGCAGCGCCAGCGACTCCTCCTGGCACACGCGCTGTGGGAGATGTCTGGGAAGCAAAGACGCTATGGTGCCGGGAACGGGGGCGGTCTTCTCGGTGCGCCGGAAGTCGAAAGCGAGTCCGGGCCTGATGTCCCGGAGCTTCGTCTGCACATGATTGGAGCCCTGGACTCGGTCGACGAGCCGACCCGGGAGCGAATCACGACGGCCCTGAGTGCCTGGGAGCGTGTCGTGGTGACGGAGGTGGCGCTGCCTGGAGGCCCCGGCAATCTGACGGGTGACGTTCCGGATGCGGACGCAACCCCGGCTGACCCCGCAGCGACTTGGCTCGAGCCGTCGATGAGAGGGGAGGGGTAG
- a CDS encoding ABC transporter ATP-binding protein codes for MSSHPTQVQLGPDGLPLATPREVLRHLAILSGPHRRGAIASAVLSLAAGVLFLVFPSVVGEVTALAQGRAPHVPTLVGLGIAAFVLKPVVSAAQQRAASSFGLAIYAGLSEYAVKRVMGLHPRAVECLGPEKFTARSVRDCRRVGDLVANGLPSILLLAAQALFSLVFLAALGPWFLAPMTAALALTAAGLAWMLPRSRAAAEREATADAQALGRLGTLATGGRRLEQAGWLDLAREDTVLALDRKAEAQARVRAVQTRFAVVEGLATGALVVGPMILAALLPQGAGALGADDVARAVALGVALRAVIGEAVFWVDEVQLTQLAFRRIFGLEHVEARGPEPMKVRASGPAIACDGVPFAYPGAREETLRGVSLTLRPGEHAALVGLSGSGKSTLLRILAGQLEPTSGEVTLAGVPAAHAMDAETQGRDLMLYACQEPFSFAGTVGENVLLTPGGGSLRDKEQVRALIREAGLHLLVGLDLDADCTSDDLSAGQLRDLGLLRLLWRPPLVILFDETFAGKTLEEQRRILAAIPPGTASLSVVHDHTILPAFDMVFRLDDGVVAAEPIRPAGV; via the coding sequence GTGTCCTCCCACCCAACGCAGGTCCAGCTCGGGCCGGACGGCCTCCCCTTGGCCACCCCACGCGAGGTCCTCCGCCATCTGGCGATCTTGAGCGGCCCACACCGGCGAGGCGCAATAGCCAGTGCCGTCCTCTCTCTCGCGGCGGGCGTGCTGTTCCTCGTCTTCCCCAGCGTCGTCGGGGAGGTCACGGCCCTGGCGCAGGGCCGCGCACCGCACGTGCCGACGCTCGTCGGTCTTGGGATCGCCGCGTTTGTGCTCAAACCCGTGGTGAGCGCCGCGCAGCAGCGGGCCGCCTCGTCCTTCGGCCTCGCCATCTACGCGGGTCTGAGCGAATACGCCGTCAAACGAGTCATGGGACTGCACCCGAGGGCCGTGGAATGTCTGGGGCCTGAGAAATTCACGGCCCGCTCCGTGCGGGACTGCCGTCGGGTTGGGGACCTCGTGGCGAACGGGCTGCCGTCCATCCTCCTTCTCGCGGCACAGGCACTCTTCAGTCTCGTCTTCCTCGCAGCGCTGGGGCCGTGGTTCCTTGCGCCCATGACGGCCGCCCTGGCTTTGACCGCGGCTGGCCTCGCATGGATGCTTCCCCGGTCGCGCGCGGCTGCAGAACGGGAGGCAACCGCTGATGCGCAGGCGCTCGGCCGTCTTGGCACCCTCGCCACAGGCGGTCGGCGGCTCGAGCAGGCGGGATGGCTTGATCTCGCGCGCGAGGACACCGTCCTGGCCCTCGACAGGAAGGCCGAAGCTCAGGCCCGCGTGCGCGCCGTCCAGACGCGCTTCGCCGTCGTCGAGGGGCTCGCCACGGGCGCCCTCGTCGTCGGCCCCATGATCCTTGCGGCTCTCCTCCCGCAGGGGGCGGGAGCGCTGGGGGCGGACGACGTCGCCCGCGCCGTGGCGCTGGGAGTGGCTTTGCGAGCGGTGATCGGGGAGGCAGTCTTCTGGGTGGACGAGGTGCAGCTGACGCAGCTCGCCTTTCGGCGCATCTTCGGGCTGGAGCATGTGGAGGCGCGCGGCCCTGAGCCGATGAAGGTGCGCGCGTCTGGCCCTGCCATCGCCTGCGACGGCGTCCCGTTTGCGTATCCGGGTGCCCGTGAGGAGACGCTGCGCGGGGTGAGCCTGACTCTACGGCCGGGGGAGCACGCCGCGCTCGTGGGCCTGTCCGGGTCAGGGAAGAGCACACTCCTGCGCATACTGGCCGGGCAATTGGAGCCGACCTCCGGAGAGGTGACTCTTGCCGGGGTCCCCGCAGCGCACGCGATGGACGCGGAGACTCAAGGCCGAGATCTCATGCTCTATGCGTGCCAGGAGCCGTTCTCCTTCGCCGGGACGGTGGGGGAGAACGTTCTGCTGACGCCGGGGGGAGGCTCACTACGGGACAAGGAGCAGGTGCGGGCCCTCATCCGCGAGGCGGGGCTGCACTTGCTTGTGGGGCTCGATCTCGATGCTGACTGCACGTCGGACGATCTCTCGGCCGGGCAGTTGCGGGACCTGGGACTGCTGCGCCTGCTGTGGCGCCCGCCGTTGGTGATCCTCTTCGACGAGACGTTCGCGGGCAAGACGCTGGAGGAGCAGCGGCGGATCCTAGCGGCAATCCCACCTGGGACGGCCTCGCTCAGCGTGGTGCACGACCACACGATCCTGCCGGCCTTCGACATGGTCTTCCGTCTTGATGACGGCGTGGTCGCCGCCGAGCCGATTCGTCCGGCGGGCGTCTGA
- the rplN gene encoding 50S ribosomal protein L14, translating to MIQQESRLKVADNTGAKEILTIRVLGGSGRRYAGIGDVIVATVKDAIPGGNVKKGDVVKAVVVRTKKERRRADGSYIKFDENAAVILKNDGDPRGTRIFGPVGRELRDKKFMKIVSLAPEVL from the coding sequence TTGATTCAGCAGGAGTCGCGACTCAAAGTCGCCGACAACACGGGTGCTAAGGAAATCCTCACCATCCGCGTTCTCGGTGGCTCTGGCCGTCGCTACGCAGGCATCGGCGACGTCATCGTCGCCACCGTCAAGGATGCAATCCCTGGCGGAAACGTGAAGAAGGGCGACGTCGTCAAGGCTGTCGTCGTCCGCACCAAGAAGGAGCGCCGCCGTGCGGATGGCTCTTACATCAAGTTCGACGAGAACGCAGCAGTCATCTTGAAGAACGACGGCGACCCCCGTGGCACGCGCATCTTCGGCCCCGTGGGCCGCGAGCTGCGCGACAAGAAGTTCATGAAGATCGTCTCGCTCGCCCCGGAGGTGCTCTAA
- the rplX gene encoding 50S ribosomal protein L24: MAKIKKGDLVQVITGAKAERGGDRGKQGKVLQVLPKENRVLVEGINRVKKHVRAGQTAAGSTEGGIIEVEAPIHVSNVALVDPETKKPTRVGYRLETVTRDGKQKTVRIRVSKATGKDL, encoded by the coding sequence ATGGCAAAGATCAAGAAGGGCGATCTCGTCCAGGTGATCACCGGCGCAAAGGCCGAGCGTGGGGGAGACCGCGGCAAGCAGGGCAAGGTCCTCCAGGTCCTTCCCAAGGAGAACCGCGTCCTCGTCGAGGGCATCAACCGCGTCAAGAAGCACGTGCGCGCCGGCCAGACGGCCGCGGGCTCCACGGAAGGCGGCATCATCGAGGTCGAGGCCCCGATCCATGTCTCCAACGTGGCTCTCGTTGACCCCGAGACCAAGAAGCCGACCCGCGTCGGCTACCGACTCGAGACCGTGACGCGCGACGGCAAGCAGAAGACCGTCCGCATCCGCGTCTCCAAGGCCACTGGAAAGGATCTCTGA
- the rplE gene encoding 50S ribosomal protein L5, which produces MSETTAVAPRLKSKYAGEIRESLQSEFNYVNVNQVPGLVKVVVNMGVGDAAKDSKLIEGAVRDLTAITGQKPMVTKARKSIAQFKLREGMPIGAHVTLRGDRMWEFVDRLVTLALPRIRDFRGLSGKQFDGNGNYTFGLTEQSMFHEIDQDKIDRVRGMDITVVTTAKTDDEGRALLKALGFPFKTEN; this is translated from the coding sequence ATGTCTGAGACCACCGCAGTCGCGCCGCGCCTGAAGTCCAAGTACGCCGGTGAGATCCGTGAGTCCCTCCAGAGCGAGTTCAACTACGTCAACGTCAACCAGGTCCCCGGCCTGGTCAAGGTTGTCGTGAACATGGGTGTCGGCGACGCCGCCAAGGACTCGAAGCTCATCGAGGGTGCTGTTCGCGACCTCACGGCCATCACCGGCCAGAAGCCGATGGTGACCAAGGCCCGCAAGTCGATCGCCCAGTTCAAGCTCCGCGAGGGTATGCCCATTGGCGCCCACGTGACGCTTCGTGGCGACCGCATGTGGGAGTTCGTCGACCGTCTGGTGACCCTTGCTCTCCCGCGTATCCGCGACTTCCGCGGCCTCTCGGGCAAGCAGTTTGACGGCAACGGCAACTACACGTTCGGTTTGACCGAGCAGTCCATGTTCCACGAGATCGATCAGGACAAGATCGACCGCGTGCGCGGCATGGACATCACGGTTGTCACGACCGCCAAGACCGACGACGAAGGCCGCGCGCTCCTCAAGGCGCTGGGCTTCCCGTTCAAGACCGAGAACTAA
- the rpsH gene encoding 30S ribosomal protein S8, whose product MTMTDPVADMLTRLRNANSAYHESVSMPFSKLKARVADILKAEGYIKDWSEEEAEVGKTLTLQLKFGPQRERSIAGIRRISKPGLRVYAKSTNLPHVLGGLGIAILSTSSGLLTDRQAAKKGVGGEVLAYVW is encoded by the coding sequence ATGACCATGACAGATCCCGTCGCAGACATGTTGACGCGTCTGCGCAACGCAAACTCGGCATACCACGAGTCCGTTTCCATGCCGTTCAGCAAGCTGAAGGCACGTGTTGCGGACATCCTCAAGGCCGAGGGTTACATCAAGGACTGGAGCGAGGAAGAGGCTGAGGTCGGCAAGACGCTCACCCTCCAGCTCAAGTTCGGCCCGCAGCGCGAGCGTTCGATTGCCGGCATCCGCCGCATCTCGAAGCCCGGCCTGCGTGTCTACGCGAAGTCGACGAACCTCCCGCACGTTCTGGGCGGCCTCGGCATCGCAATCCTGTCCACGTCCTCCGGTCTCCTCACTGACCGCCAGGCTGCCAAGAAGGGCGTGGGCGGAGAAGTCCTCGCCTACGTTTGGTAA